A section of the Streptomyces sp. Je 1-369 genome encodes:
- a CDS encoding D-alanyl-D-alanine carboxypeptidase family protein, whose amino-acid sequence MVIRYLSRSSSVRTAALALGALVLLSSPAAATEAPAEPAPPRPVPAYSSALLDRAGTQVRPGPGAPAVPGNVSALAWVVADARTGEVLGARNAHRKLPPASTLKSLFALATLPRLDATERHVVAQHELDGVGEGSSMVGVAEGRAYRVADLWRGVFLSSGNDAVHVLAGLNGGLQKTVQEMRDKARELGARDTHVVSPDGYDAAGQVSSAYDLAVFGRAGLADPDFSRYCSTRVAQFPAGGWSYPIQNTNRLLTGADGVAAYPGLLGVKNGYTSHAGSTLISAAQRDGRTLVVTVMNPQAGGGRAVYEEARSLLDWGFAAAGKVQPVGSLVPLEESRPAPSPAHAGEQAPQAVRPGDSEWPALLLVAAGSVVLLAGCAMAVRRRRATVARRKDARRVIE is encoded by the coding sequence ATGGTCATCAGGTACCTTTCGCGCTCCTCCTCCGTCCGCACCGCGGCCCTCGCCCTCGGTGCTCTGGTCCTCCTGTCCTCACCGGCCGCCGCCACCGAGGCCCCGGCCGAACCCGCGCCCCCGCGGCCCGTCCCCGCGTACTCCTCGGCCCTCCTCGACCGGGCGGGCACCCAGGTCCGGCCGGGCCCCGGCGCCCCGGCCGTCCCCGGCAACGTGTCCGCGCTCGCGTGGGTGGTGGCCGACGCCCGAACGGGCGAGGTGCTCGGCGCTCGGAACGCGCACCGCAAGCTGCCGCCCGCCTCGACGCTCAAGTCGCTCTTCGCCCTGGCGACGCTCCCGCGGCTCGACGCCACCGAACGGCACGTGGTCGCGCAGCACGAGCTCGACGGGGTCGGCGAGGGCAGCAGCATGGTGGGCGTCGCGGAGGGGCGCGCCTACCGGGTCGCCGACCTGTGGCGGGGCGTGTTCCTCAGCTCGGGGAACGACGCCGTGCACGTCCTCGCGGGGCTCAACGGAGGGCTCCAGAAGACCGTGCAGGAGATGCGCGACAAGGCCCGCGAACTGGGTGCGCGCGACACCCACGTCGTGTCGCCCGACGGCTACGACGCGGCGGGGCAGGTCTCGTCGGCGTACGATTTGGCGGTCTTCGGCAGGGCCGGGCTCGCCGATCCGGACTTCTCCCGGTACTGCTCGACCCGCGTCGCCCAGTTCCCTGCGGGCGGCTGGTCGTACCCCATCCAGAACACCAATCGGCTGCTGACCGGCGCCGACGGCGTGGCGGCCTACCCGGGGCTGCTCGGCGTCAAGAACGGCTACACGAGCCATGCGGGCTCCACCCTCATCAGCGCGGCGCAGCGCGACGGGCGCACGCTCGTCGTGACGGTGATGAACCCGCAGGCGGGCGGCGGGCGTGCCGTGTACGAGGAGGCGAGGTCGCTGCTCGACTGGGGGTTCGCGGCGGCCGGGAAGGTACAGCCGGTGGGCTCCCTGGTGCCGCTGGAGGAGAGCCGTCCGGCTCCCAGTCCCGCGCACGCGGGCGAGCAGGCCCCTCAGGCCGTGCGGCCCGGCGACTCCGAATGGCCCGCGCTGCTGCTGGTCGCCGCGGGCTCGGTCGTCCTCCTCGCGGGCTGCGCCATGGCCGTCCGGCGGCGGAGGGCTACGGTGGCCCGACGCAAGGACGCGCGACGCGTCATCGAGTGA
- a CDS encoding glutathione peroxidase encodes MSVYEAVEIENLQGGPADLRQYEGKAVLVVNVASKCGLTPQYAGLERLHEQYAARGLSVLGVPCNQFMGQEPGTSQEIAEFCSATYGVTFPMTEKVDVNGENRHPLYARLVDTADAEGHTGDIRWNFEKFLVDPSGNVVARFSPQTEPDSPELVAAVEKHLPA; translated from the coding sequence ATGTCTGTCTACGAAGCGGTGGAAATCGAGAACCTCCAGGGCGGCCCCGCCGACCTGCGCCAGTACGAGGGCAAGGCCGTCCTGGTCGTCAACGTCGCCTCCAAGTGCGGTCTCACTCCGCAGTACGCGGGTCTGGAGCGCCTCCACGAGCAGTACGCGGCGCGCGGGCTCAGCGTGCTCGGCGTGCCCTGCAACCAGTTCATGGGCCAGGAGCCCGGCACGTCGCAGGAGATCGCCGAGTTCTGCTCGGCGACGTACGGCGTGACCTTCCCGATGACCGAGAAGGTCGACGTCAACGGCGAGAACCGGCATCCGCTGTACGCGCGGCTCGTCGACACGGCGGACGCGGAGGGTCACACGGGCGACATCCGCTGGAACTTCGAAAAGTTCCTCGTCGACCCGTCCGGCAACGTCGTGGCCCGCTTCTCGCCGCAGACCGAACCCGACTCCCCCGAGCTCGTCGCCGCCGTCGAGAAGCACCTGCCGGCCTGA
- a CDS encoding ABC transporter permease gives MRTLAAQTLLPVNTALAVALLVLLLAAATAAAVFRLAPDGSRDRAREIAVAGVRATAQLAAASLVIAWVVHHTAALYAFLLLMFAVATRTAGRRVTPNSTWWWAALPVAGPVVPVVAGLTLAGLLPVRGVAMIPVTGILIGGALTATVLAGRRALDELHTRYGEFEAGIALGLPDHDARIEVIRPAASDALLPGLDQTRTVGLVTLPGAFVGMLLGGASPAMAGAVQLFVLIALMAVQAIAVALTVELVAHGRLHRTAPTPSGPSTPPAPPTPSAPSAPSRGTSPPSR, from the coding sequence GTGCGCACCCTCGCCGCCCAGACCCTGCTGCCGGTCAATACGGCGCTCGCCGTCGCCCTGCTCGTGCTGCTCCTGGCCGCCGCGACGGCGGCGGCCGTCTTCCGGCTCGCCCCCGACGGCTCGCGCGACCGGGCGCGGGAGATCGCCGTCGCGGGTGTGCGCGCCACCGCGCAGCTGGCGGCCGCGTCCCTCGTCATCGCCTGGGTCGTGCACCACACGGCCGCCCTCTACGCCTTCCTCCTCCTCATGTTCGCCGTGGCCACCCGCACGGCGGGACGGCGCGTCACACCGAACTCCACCTGGTGGTGGGCGGCGCTGCCCGTCGCGGGCCCCGTCGTCCCGGTCGTCGCCGGACTGACCCTCGCGGGCCTGCTCCCGGTGCGGGGCGTCGCCATGATCCCGGTGACCGGCATCCTCATCGGCGGCGCGCTCACCGCGACGGTCCTCGCGGGCCGCCGCGCCCTCGACGAACTCCACACCCGGTACGGCGAGTTCGAGGCGGGCATCGCCCTCGGCCTGCCCGACCACGACGCACGCATCGAGGTGATCCGGCCCGCCGCGTCGGACGCGCTGCTGCCCGGCCTCGACCAGACCCGCACGGTGGGCCTGGTCACCCTGCCCGGCGCGTTCGTCGGCATGCTCCTGGGCGGGGCGTCACCGGCGATGGCCGGAGCGGTGCAGCTCTTCGTGCTCATCGCCCTGATGGCGGTCCAGGCGATCGCCGTGGCGCTGACGGTGGAACTGGTCGCCCACGGCCGCCTGCACCGAACCGCCCCTACGCCCTCCGGCCCCTCTACTCCCCCTGCTCCCCCTACTCCTTCCGCTCCTTCTGCTCCCTCGCGAGGAACCTCGCCGCCGTCGCGGTGA
- a CDS encoding S-(hydroxymethyl)mycothiol dehydrogenase yields the protein MAQQVQGVIARAKGEPVRIETITVPDPGPGEAVVKIQACGVCHTDLHYREGGINDDFPFLLGHEAAGVVESVGEGVTEVAVGDFVILNWRAVCGQCRACRRGRPQYCFDTHNAKQKMTLADGTELSPALGIGAFAEKTLVAAGQCTKVDPEASPAAAGLLGCGVMAGIGAAINTGNVGRGDSVAVIGCGGVGNAAVVGARLAGAAKIIAVDIDDQKLETAKGLGATHTVNSRSADPVEAIRELTDGNGADVVIEAVGRPETYEQAFYARDLAGTVVLVGVPTPDMKIELPLLDVFGRGGALKSSWYGDCLPSRDFPMLIDLYRQGRLDLDAFVTETIALEDVEKAFERMHHGDVLRSVVMF from the coding sequence ATGGCGCAGCAGGTGCAGGGCGTGATCGCACGCGCGAAGGGCGAGCCGGTACGGATCGAGACGATCACCGTCCCGGATCCGGGGCCGGGAGAGGCCGTCGTGAAGATCCAGGCGTGCGGGGTCTGCCACACCGACCTGCACTATCGCGAGGGCGGCATCAACGACGACTTCCCGTTCCTGCTCGGACACGAGGCGGCGGGCGTCGTCGAGTCGGTCGGCGAGGGCGTCACCGAGGTCGCGGTCGGCGACTTCGTGATCCTCAACTGGCGCGCGGTGTGCGGGCAGTGCCGTGCGTGTCGGCGCGGCCGCCCCCAGTACTGCTTCGACACGCACAACGCGAAGCAGAAGATGACCCTGGCCGACGGCACCGAGCTGTCGCCCGCGCTCGGCATCGGGGCCTTCGCCGAGAAGACGCTCGTCGCCGCCGGGCAGTGCACCAAGGTCGACCCGGAGGCCTCGCCCGCCGCGGCCGGACTCCTCGGCTGCGGCGTGATGGCGGGCATCGGCGCCGCCATCAACACCGGCAACGTGGGCCGCGGCGACTCGGTCGCGGTCATCGGTTGCGGCGGCGTCGGCAACGCCGCGGTCGTGGGCGCCCGCCTCGCGGGAGCCGCGAAGATCATCGCTGTGGACATCGACGACCAGAAGCTGGAGACGGCGAAGGGCCTCGGCGCCACGCACACCGTCAACTCCCGCTCCGCCGACCCCGTCGAGGCGATCCGCGAGCTGACCGACGGCAACGGAGCCGACGTCGTCATCGAGGCGGTCGGCCGCCCGGAGACGTACGAGCAGGCCTTCTACGCCCGCGACCTGGCCGGCACGGTTGTCCTGGTCGGCGTCCCGACCCCGGACATGAAGATCGAGCTTCCGCTCCTCGACGTGTTCGGGCGCGGCGGCGCACTCAAGTCGAGCTGGTACGGCGACTGCCTGCCGTCCCGCGACTTCCCGATGCTCATCGACCTGTACCGGCAGGGGCGTCTGGACCTGGACGCGTTCGTCACGGAGACCATCGCCTTGGAAGACGTCGAGAAGGCCTTCGAGCGCATGCACCACGGCGACGTCCTCCGTTCGGTGGTGATGTTCTGA
- a CDS encoding MBL fold metallo-hydrolase yields the protein MAAEATNDASGVRIDHLVTSGTFSLDGGTWDVDNNVWIVGDDNECVVIDAAHDADAIAAAVGERRLVAIVCTHAHDDHIDAAPALAARTGAPILLHPADAELWKQTHPDRAPDGELSDGQELAVAGAVLKVLHTPGHCHGAVSLHAPGLGTVFTGDTLFAGGPGATGRSFSDFPTIVESIKERILTLPPATVVRTGHGDSTTVGAEAPHLEEWIARGH from the coding sequence ATGGCGGCCGAAGCCACGAACGACGCCTCCGGCGTGCGCATCGACCACCTCGTCACGTCGGGGACGTTCTCCCTGGACGGCGGCACCTGGGACGTCGACAACAACGTGTGGATCGTGGGCGACGACAACGAGTGCGTCGTCATCGACGCCGCGCACGACGCGGACGCCATCGCGGCCGCGGTGGGGGAGCGGCGCCTCGTCGCGATCGTCTGCACGCACGCCCACGACGACCACATCGACGCGGCCCCGGCGCTCGCGGCCCGCACGGGCGCGCCGATCCTGCTGCACCCGGCGGACGCGGAGCTGTGGAAGCAGACCCATCCCGACCGTGCCCCGGACGGCGAGCTCTCCGACGGACAGGAACTGGCCGTCGCGGGCGCGGTCCTGAAGGTGCTGCACACGCCGGGCCACTGCCACGGCGCGGTCAGCCTGCACGCGCCCGGCCTCGGTACGGTCTTCACCGGAGACACGCTGTTCGCCGGCGGACCCGGCGCCACGGGCCGTTCGTTCAGTGACTTCCCGACGATCGTGGAGTCCATCAAGGAGCGGATCCTGACGCTGCCGCCCGCGACGGTGGTGCGCACCGGGCACGGCGACAGCACCACGGTCGGTGCCGAAGCGCCCCATCTGGAGGAGTGGATCGCCCGGGGCCACTGA
- a CDS encoding DUF2470 domain-containing protein yields the protein MGVRHSSTTVPSAAARARSVLATAWSCAVTTEIGRDELVGAHTVTEDGRILLSPPEDSALAAAVICAPRGEPSTLVEFADVSPVPLRDRIRARLWLSGALGYDGEHLVFEPTCAVLHDSTGERQGVELDEFALTVPDPLAEAESRLLTHLADAHPDAVEQLTRLISPDSLQGVVRVRPLALDRHGISLRLERARGQADVRLPFHQLVEDVTQVTECMHALLMKARLSATRRGRPVGG from the coding sequence ATGGGTGTCCGTCACAGCAGCACGACCGTGCCCTCAGCGGCGGCACGCGCTCGTTCAGTGCTCGCCACCGCGTGGTCCTGCGCGGTGACCACGGAGATCGGCAGGGACGAACTCGTGGGCGCGCACACCGTGACCGAGGACGGCAGGATCCTGCTGTCACCGCCCGAGGACAGCGCGCTCGCCGCCGCCGTCATCTGCGCGCCACGCGGCGAACCGTCCACCCTGGTCGAGTTCGCCGACGTCTCACCGGTGCCGCTGAGGGACCGGATCCGCGCGCGGCTCTGGCTCTCCGGGGCGTTGGGGTACGACGGCGAGCACCTGGTCTTCGAGCCGACGTGCGCCGTACTGCACGACTCCACCGGGGAGCGTCAGGGCGTGGAACTCGACGAGTTCGCCCTGACCGTGCCCGATCCGCTCGCCGAGGCCGAGTCTCGCCTGCTCACCCATCTCGCCGACGCCCACCCGGACGCCGTCGAGCAGCTCACCCGCCTCATCAGCCCGGACAGCCTGCAAGGCGTGGTGCGGGTCCGCCCGCTCGCCCTCGACCGGCACGGGATCTCCCTGCGTCTCGAACGCGCCCGCGGCCAGGCCGACGTACGCCTCCCGTTCCACCAGCTCGTCGAGGACGTCACGCAGGTGACGGAGTGCATGCACGCCCTCCTCATGAAGGCGCGCCTCTCAGCCACGCGGCGCGGTCGGCCCGTCGGAGGCTGA
- a CDS encoding DUF1232 domain-containing protein has protein sequence MSTDLTVLLVVAAVLVAATLAVAVALLIRLVRTRRALRRAGLPVERQWVFWGAVAYLVLPTDLVPDPVYLDDIGVLLLALRSLRSASDGPTAPRG, from the coding sequence ATGAGCACGGACCTGACCGTCCTCCTGGTCGTCGCCGCCGTTCTGGTCGCCGCGACCCTCGCCGTCGCGGTCGCCCTTCTCATACGTCTCGTCCGGACCCGCCGCGCGCTGCGCAGAGCCGGCCTGCCCGTCGAGCGGCAGTGGGTGTTCTGGGGCGCCGTCGCCTACCTCGTACTGCCGACCGACCTGGTGCCCGACCCCGTCTACCTCGACGACATCGGGGTGCTGCTCCTCGCGCTGCGGTCGTTGCGGTCAGCCTCCGACGGGCCGACCGCGCCGCGTGGCTGA
- a CDS encoding isochorismatase family protein, giving the protein MPTHPAPPLTPTDDVAPVQAVIVVDMQTAFVTGDGAVPDADRLLDRVRDLLARARESGAVVVQLQNDGEPGTSDETGTPGWEIHLPADTDRGEVVLRKTVDDGFEETPLASLLRDAGVRELAVCGVMSEMCVRATASTALELGFRVVLPHDAHATYDIPAAEGISDVVPAAMVSRVAEWTLGDEVEVVPRAADVVFVKP; this is encoded by the coding sequence ATGCCCACGCACCCCGCCCCGCCCCTGACCCCCACTGACGACGTCGCGCCCGTCCAGGCAGTGATCGTCGTCGACATGCAGACCGCGTTCGTCACCGGCGACGGCGCCGTGCCCGACGCGGACCGCCTCCTGGACCGCGTACGGGACCTGTTGGCCAGGGCGCGCGAGAGCGGCGCGGTCGTCGTCCAGCTGCAGAACGACGGGGAGCCCGGCACCTCCGACGAGACGGGCACGCCCGGCTGGGAGATCCACCTCCCCGCCGACACGGACCGGGGCGAGGTCGTCCTGCGCAAGACCGTCGACGACGGCTTCGAGGAGACCCCGCTCGCATCGCTGCTGCGGGACGCCGGCGTGCGGGAACTCGCCGTGTGCGGCGTGATGTCGGAGATGTGCGTCAGGGCGACGGCGAGCACCGCGCTGGAACTCGGCTTCCGCGTGGTCCTGCCGCACGACGCCCACGCGACCTACGACATCCCGGCCGCCGAGGGCATCAGCGACGTGGTGCCCGCGGCGATGGTCTCGCGTGTCGCGGAGTGGACCCTCGGCGACGAGGTCGAGGTGGTGCCGCGGGCGGCCGACGTGGTCTTCGTCAAGCCCTAA
- a CDS encoding HEAT repeat domain-containing protein: protein MADGGLGVRLLSAVRAGDAERVQDLLDEGADPDTVDENGLPALCVAVAAYDAPVAQALVEGGAAVERVLPDGTTPLWRAIDGGSHAVFEAVLGRETRMRLPESRGAELIALASEWYGTGVTEVLRRRTGAAGPVTTARVEDDLYDWVDEVSLGGLVVRAGHGAILSTLEAACRVQTPVDELIARAVRQPDEEHVDWAAACWVLVRRRDDESFPAVVAQRHHPDPVHRRFVADYLRTRSFCDVEHPRYGKNETAALAAWSAEETDSAVLAKVLGAFTEYEHPGLEAAGLRHVDHQDPRVRREVPYAFLTDGGPLSPAGREALRALVRDPDTEVRLRACSVGASDEDLRPEITRALLRMIEDPDPAVHRRATETLATSPDRTPAVSDALMAMLDADDQLVRLEAAWGLARRDDPRTEEAYARVGPLGPGFEHDHRPGELPHWRWRRKDAEDAAFRNGH, encoded by the coding sequence ATGGCAGACGGCGGACTCGGTGTGCGGCTTCTTTCGGCGGTTCGGGCCGGGGACGCCGAGAGGGTGCAGGATCTGCTGGACGAAGGCGCGGATCCGGACACGGTGGACGAGAACGGGCTGCCCGCGCTCTGTGTCGCGGTCGCGGCGTACGACGCGCCGGTCGCCCAGGCGCTCGTGGAGGGCGGCGCCGCTGTCGAGCGTGTGCTGCCCGACGGGACGACGCCTCTGTGGCGTGCGATTGACGGCGGCTCACATGCCGTCTTCGAGGCCGTGCTCGGCCGGGAGACCCGGATGCGGCTGCCGGAATCCCGTGGCGCGGAGCTCATCGCTCTGGCCTCGGAGTGGTACGGGACGGGGGTGACCGAGGTGTTGCGGCGCAGGACCGGCGCGGCGGGGCCCGTCACCACCGCCCGCGTCGAGGACGACCTGTACGACTGGGTGGACGAGGTCTCGCTCGGCGGGCTCGTCGTACGGGCCGGACACGGCGCGATCCTGAGCACACTCGAAGCGGCCTGCCGCGTCCAGACCCCCGTCGACGAACTGATCGCCCGTGCCGTCCGGCAGCCGGACGAGGAGCACGTCGACTGGGCGGCGGCCTGCTGGGTCCTCGTCCGGCGCCGCGACGACGAGTCCTTCCCGGCCGTGGTCGCCCAGCGCCACCACCCGGATCCGGTGCACCGCCGCTTCGTCGCCGACTATCTGCGGACGCGCTCATTCTGTGACGTCGAGCATCCCCGGTACGGGAAGAACGAGACCGCGGCCCTGGCGGCCTGGTCCGCCGAGGAGACGGACAGCGCCGTCCTCGCCAAGGTGTTGGGCGCGTTCACGGAGTACGAGCACCCCGGCCTTGAGGCGGCAGGCCTCCGTCACGTAGATCATCAGGATCCGCGCGTGCGACGCGAGGTGCCGTACGCGTTCCTGACGGACGGCGGTCCGCTTTCCCCGGCAGGCCGGGAGGCGCTGCGCGCCCTCGTCCGCGACCCGGACACGGAAGTGCGGCTCAGGGCCTGCTCGGTGGGCGCGAGCGACGAGGACCTCCGACCGGAGATCACCAGGGCGCTGCTCCGCATGATCGAGGACCCGGACCCCGCCGTGCACCGCCGGGCGACCGAGACCCTGGCCACTTCCCCGGACCGCACACCCGCCGTGTCGGACGCTCTGATGGCGATGCTGGACGCGGACGACCAGCTCGTCCGTCTGGAGGCCGCGTGGGGTCTGGCCCGCCGCGACGATCCGCGCACCGAGGAGGCGTACGCGCGCGTCGGCCCACTCGGCCCGGGGTTCGAGCACGACCACCGGCCCGGTGAACTCCCGCACTGGCGGTGGCGCAGGAAGGACGCGGAGGACGCGGCCTTCCGCAACGGCCATTAG
- a CDS encoding snapalysin family zinc-dependent metalloprotease, which translates to MLHFRRLVIALAATAAALTTAPAANAVSTPDTVAAKSASAVVTLRYDASQARGWETAIDAGVASWNTNVDNVKLAKAQPGTRAEIQIVATSGWPQATIGPVRPGGRGRVELGSQAVGQGYDKTRIAAHEIGHNLGLPDTKPGPCSQLMSGSTGGVGCKNAVPNAAEQARVEGFYANGAAARVPAAGHMVVDAP; encoded by the coding sequence ATGCTGCACTTCAGACGGCTGGTCATAGCCCTCGCGGCCACAGCGGCCGCCCTGACCACGGCACCAGCGGCGAACGCCGTGTCCACGCCGGACACGGTCGCGGCCAAGAGCGCATCCGCCGTGGTGACACTCCGGTACGACGCCAGCCAGGCCAGGGGCTGGGAGACGGCGATCGACGCCGGAGTCGCCTCGTGGAACACGAACGTGGACAACGTCAAGCTGGCCAAGGCCCAGCCCGGCACCCGGGCCGAGATCCAGATCGTGGCCACCAGCGGCTGGCCGCAGGCGACGATCGGTCCGGTCCGGCCTGGTGGTCGCGGCCGCGTCGAACTGGGCAGCCAAGCGGTCGGCCAGGGGTACGACAAGACCCGCATCGCCGCCCATGAGATCGGCCACAACCTTGGCCTGCCCGACACCAAGCCGGGCCCGTGCTCCCAGTTGATGTCGGGCTCCACCGGTGGCGTCGGCTGCAAGAACGCGGTGCCCAACGCGGCCGAGCAGGCCCGCGTCGAGGGCTTCTACGCCAACGGCGCCGCAGCACGCGTCCCGGCCGCCGGCCACATGGTCGTGGACGCGCCCTAG
- a CDS encoding SDR family NAD(P)-dependent oxidoreductase: MTDTNGMLAGKAVMITGASSGIGEAAARLFAAEGAAVLLMARREDTLRQLAQEINDSGGRAAVSAGDVASAEDVQRAVDATREHFGALDAAFNNAGYAGSQMLPLHELDQDVFERTMDVNVRGTWNCLRSQIPVMLEAGKGAIVNTASTAAMVATGAPVPYVAAKHAVLGMTRAAAAEYAAHDIRINTLVVGTTRTEMISHAVEAHPELEQAFVARQMQKRMAEPVEIAQAALWLCSDRASFSTGTALAVDGGLTSN; encoded by the coding sequence ATGACCGACACGAATGGAATGCTGGCCGGCAAGGCCGTCATGATCACGGGGGCTTCGAGCGGGATCGGCGAGGCCGCCGCACGGCTCTTCGCCGCCGAAGGGGCGGCGGTTCTGCTGATGGCCCGCCGCGAGGACACACTCAGGCAACTCGCCCAGGAGATCAACGACTCGGGCGGACGGGCGGCCGTCAGCGCCGGTGACGTCGCGAGCGCCGAGGACGTCCAGCGCGCCGTCGACGCGACGCGCGAACACTTCGGCGCCCTGGACGCGGCGTTCAACAACGCGGGCTACGCGGGTTCGCAGATGCTGCCGCTGCACGAGCTCGACCAGGACGTCTTCGAGCGGACGATGGACGTCAACGTACGCGGCACCTGGAACTGCCTGCGCTCGCAGATCCCGGTCATGCTCGAGGCGGGCAAGGGCGCGATCGTCAACACGGCCAGCACGGCGGCCATGGTGGCCACCGGAGCACCCGTGCCCTACGTCGCCGCGAAGCACGCGGTGCTCGGCATGACCAGGGCGGCCGCGGCCGAGTACGCAGCGCACGACATCCGCATCAACACACTCGTCGTCGGCACCACGCGCACGGAGATGATCAGCCACGCCGTCGAGGCCCACCCGGAGCTGGAGCAGGCGTTCGTCGCCCGCCAGATGCAGAAGCGCATGGCGGAGCCGGTCGAGATCGCCCAGGCGGCGCTGTGGCTGTGCAGCGACCGCGCGTCGTTCTCCACGGGAACCGCCCTGGCCGTGGACGGCGGGCTGACGTCCAACTGA
- a CDS encoding lactonase family protein yields the protein MNSGAEPGRDSRSGPGRRSFIGALVGAATAGALASTSACGSPGPASRERSDLTRRSTASSAAHHPRREGRLFLGTYTSQEGGGNGIGLATYDDATGRITGTGTLDGVPDPSYLALHPSGRTLYAVNERAKGGVTAVALSPGGEHDVLGTRETGGNGPCHLSVHPSGRWLLSANYGSGSVAVHPIQASGALGERTDLVTHSSPPPGPGRQGPHAHQIITAPDGRHVLAVDLGNDTVYTYRLDDKAGTLSRASYASLRPGAGPRHLTFHPSGRFAYVADELDNTVVVCAYDPATGRLTPGEPQSTGTGEGTSYPAQIVVTREGRFAFLANRGHNSITRYAIEGEGARLRLLGTVPVGGDFPRQLAFSPSQRLLFAANQKSSSVSVFQVDGDSGALRLTGKPFASPIAVCALPL from the coding sequence ATGAACAGCGGAGCAGAGCCGGGCAGGGATTCGCGGAGCGGCCCCGGGCGGCGGAGTTTCATCGGTGCGCTGGTGGGGGCGGCGACCGCCGGGGCGCTCGCGTCCACCTCTGCCTGTGGGTCGCCCGGCCCGGCGAGCCGCGAGCGCTCCGACCTCACCCGCCGCAGCACCGCCTCCTCGGCCGCGCACCATCCGCGCCGCGAGGGACGGTTGTTCCTGGGGACGTACACCTCGCAGGAAGGCGGCGGCAACGGCATCGGCCTGGCGACGTACGACGACGCGACGGGCCGCATCACCGGCACCGGCACGCTCGACGGCGTCCCCGACCCCTCCTACCTGGCGCTGCATCCGTCGGGTCGCACGCTCTACGCCGTCAACGAGCGGGCGAAGGGCGGCGTGACCGCCGTCGCGCTCTCCCCCGGCGGCGAGCACGACGTCCTCGGCACTAGGGAAACCGGCGGCAACGGCCCCTGTCACCTCTCCGTGCACCCGAGCGGCCGCTGGCTGCTCAGCGCGAACTACGGCTCCGGCAGCGTGGCCGTGCACCCCATCCAGGCGTCGGGGGCACTCGGCGAGCGGACGGACCTCGTCACGCACTCCTCGCCGCCGCCGGGCCCCGGCCGGCAGGGGCCGCACGCGCACCAGATCATCACGGCCCCGGACGGCCGCCACGTCCTGGCCGTCGACCTCGGCAACGACACGGTCTACACGTACCGCCTCGACGACAAGGCCGGCACGCTCAGCCGAGCGTCGTACGCGAGCCTGCGCCCGGGAGCGGGCCCGCGCCATCTCACCTTCCATCCGTCGGGCCGCTTCGCGTATGTCGCCGACGAGCTGGACAACACAGTCGTCGTCTGCGCGTACGACCCCGCGACCGGCCGCCTCACACCTGGCGAGCCGCAGTCGACCGGCACGGGTGAGGGCACCAGTTATCCGGCCCAGATCGTCGTGACGCGCGAGGGCCGCTTCGCCTTTCTCGCCAATCGCGGGCACAACAGCATCACGCGGTACGCGATCGAAGGCGAAGGCGCCCGGCTGCGGCTCCTCGGCACGGTGCCCGTCGGCGGGGACTTCCCGCGTCAGCTCGCCTTCTCCCCGTCCCAGCGGCTGCTGTTCGCCGCGAACCAGAAGTCGAGCTCGGTGAGCGTCTTCCAGGTCGACGGGGACAGCGGCGCGCTCCGCCTCACGGGCAAGCCGTTCGCGTCACCGATCGCGGTGTGCGCGCTGCCTCTCTAG
- a CDS encoding TNT domain-containing protein yields MIRIRTVLAALGVAGAMAAAPAASVTASAAPAPPAAAGAAHEPCTGKFNGDARLGPAWLPKKGQRPVGPLLKNWKRTGKLTPKAFLKKYWEGPASTGSWKYPPNDGFATVNGQVDKHRELLKKGEELDRFGSEFGGYLAPAGDPYAKRALPPQNLNTREAAFACDYRVYEVNKPFHVWQGSIAPWFEQPGRGQQIKLDPAFLDPGQGQRLNVRWLLDHGYLEPANG; encoded by the coding sequence GTGATCCGGATCCGTACCGTCCTGGCCGCGCTCGGCGTCGCCGGCGCCATGGCGGCCGCCCCCGCCGCGAGCGTCACGGCCTCCGCCGCCCCCGCGCCCCCGGCGGCCGCCGGCGCGGCGCACGAGCCGTGCACCGGGAAGTTCAACGGGGACGCCCGCCTCGGCCCGGCCTGGCTCCCCAAGAAGGGGCAGCGCCCTGTCGGCCCGCTCCTGAAGAACTGGAAGCGGACCGGCAAGCTGACGCCGAAGGCCTTCCTGAAGAAGTACTGGGAGGGCCCGGCGAGCACCGGCAGCTGGAAATACCCGCCCAATGACGGCTTCGCCACCGTCAACGGCCAGGTCGACAAGCACCGCGAGCTCCTCAAGAAGGGCGAGGAGCTGGACCGCTTCGGCTCGGAGTTCGGCGGGTACCTCGCGCCCGCGGGCGACCCGTACGCGAAGCGCGCCCTGCCCCCGCAGAACCTCAACACCCGCGAGGCGGCCTTCGCCTGCGACTACCGGGTCTACGAGGTGAACAAGCCGTTCCACGTCTGGCAGGGCAGCATCGCCCCCTGGTTCGAGCAGCCCGGCCGCGGCCAGCAGATCAAGCTGGACCCGGCTTTCCTGGACCCGGGTCAGGGCCAGCGGCTCAACGTGAGGTGGCTGCTGGACCACGGGTACCTCGAGCCCGCCAACGGCTAG